The sequence AAGAAGATCCATCACGCTTCCGTCTTCCAGCGCTTGGCGCAGATTTTCGCGGTTCACGCCTTCCTTGAGGCCGTAGATGATTTTGGCGTCAGGCTTGGCGTCAAGAACGTACCACATTTCAGTCTTTCCTAATTCACCTTTAGGCAGCCGTTCATAGTCGTCGGTGGGATGAACCTGAACGGACAGGTTGTCGTTGCAATCCAGAAGCTTAATCAGTAGAGGGAATCTTCCACCTGTTTCCGAATAGCCTTTGCTGCCGAACCATTCCCGTCCGTAGCTTTCACGGATTTGGTCCAGGCCTTGTCCCGCAAGCTCGCCGTTTACGACGGACGAGGTTCCGTTCGGGTGGTCGGCGATCATCCAGCCTTCACCGATTTGGCCTTCAGGGAGGTCCAGACCGAACATTTCAAGGGCTCTTCCGCCCCAGACGCGTTCTTTGAATTCCGGTTGAAATTTTAAAGGATAAGGCAGTGTCATTAGTCCATCTTCCTCTCCAATTCAGGTTTAGTTATCTTTTACCCTCTTTTTCTCAAGTGCGATAACATAGGGAGCCGTTCTGCGCTGGAGCTGGCGGTACACGATGGCACTGGCCGTTTGCTGCGGAACGGAGGACGCCCAGGCCATGGCCGCTTCCGCTTCCAGCTCGCCTCCGGAATGTCCGGGGTACAGGACCGCCGTTATAATCCCTCCCGGCCGGAGAAGCTCAAGGGAAGCTTCAAGCGCGGCAACCGAACTGTCCGGCAAAGTAATCACGCTCTTATCCGCCTCGTCCGAGGGGAGATAGCCGAAGTTGAACATGACGGCCCCGACGCTGCCGCGCCACGAAGGGGGCAGTTCGTCCATCATCACGGCATGGCTCTTGAGTAGAAGAGTCGAAGGAGCAAGGGCGCTTCCCCCTTCGTCCTCCCTGGCGCGGCGCAGACGCTCCCCGGCAAGCGTCAAGGCTTCGGGCTGGATGTCGAAGCCGTAGACCTCGCCTTTTGGCCCCACCTTCTTTGCAAGGAACAAGGTGTCCGCTCCGGTTCCCACCGTGGCATCCACGGCGCGTTCGCCGGGGGCAAGGCGCTCTTCTACCATTTTATGGGCAAAGCTCAGCACGGACAGGAAACCCATCAGCGTTTCCTCCAATATTTGCCCTGCCAGGTATCTCTGCGCTTCAGCTCGTCGTCGATCGCATTGAGCACTTCCCATTTCTTGAGGCTCCACATCGGACCGATGAGCAGATCGCGGGGGGCGTCTCCGGTCAGACGGTGCACAATCATTTCCGGAGGCAGCATCTCCAATGAATCGGCGATGAGCTTCACATATTCATCCTGCTCCAGAAAGCGAAGCAGCCCCGCTTCATACTGCTTGACCATCGGCGTCTTGCGCATCAGATGCAGAAGATGAATTTTGATCCCCTGCACATCCATCTGCGATACGGCGGACACCGTCTCCAGCATCATTTCGTGCGTTTCCTGCGGAAGGCCATGGATAATGTGCGTGCAGACGCGGATGCCCCGGCTGCGCAGCTTCTCCACAGCCTTGAGGTAGCATTCCGTATCATGCGCCCGGTTAATGAGCTGCGAGGTGGACTCGTGAATCGTCTGTAGTCCCATTTCGACCCACAGATAAGTCCGTTCGTTCAATTCCGCCAGATAATCAACAACATCATCAGGAAGGCAGTCAGGACGGGTGGCGATGGACAAGCCGACAACACCCGGCTGTTCCAGTATGACCTCGTAGTATTCCCGCAGTTCTTCAACCGGCGCATACGTGTTAGTATATGCCTGGAAATAACCGATGTACTTGGCGTTCGGCCATTTCAGATGCTGGCGGTCGCGGACACTTCCGAATTGGGTGACCAGATCGTCGCGCCGGCTTCCGGCAAAATCGCCCGAGCCTCTTGCGCTGCAGAAGGTGCAGCCTCCTTTGGCAATCGAGCCGTCCCGGTTGGGACAGGTGAACCCGGCGTCCAGCATGACTTTGAACACTTTATCGCCAAACTGTTCGCGCATTTCGTAATTCCAGGTATGAAAACGTTTATCTCCCCACAGCGAGGCTGTGGAAGGGGCTTCAAGTATAGTCATGGATGTCTCCTTTATATTGCAAGTAATGATTTTACCCGAGTCCATTGTATCAAAAAATGGGAGCGAGCGTAACAGGACAGCGGACTAAGGCGGTCTGACGAAAAATCGGCGGATTCATAAGGTTGAAATCGCTTCTCCGCATACGAGTCCTAACTTCATAAATTTTGAAAAAATAGGTCTTTGAAAGGAGGAAATCCACTTGAAATTACTTACACGACGTGTTATATTTTGAGTGTGAAAGTGCTTCATGTTCACCAGTATGAATGAAGGAATTCAAAATCTCCTGTCGCCGTGGTCCACATCATTAATCGTGAGGTGATCGAACATGAATTCTCAAGCCGTATATCCTCAAGGCAGAGGTCCGATCGATGTTCAACTGACTCCTGATGAGGCGCTTGCGCTCACAGGCGTGGAATTTAAGGGTAATCCGAAGATCAAGACCGAAGCGCAGCGCAAAATTCGCAATGCTTTCGAGAAGACATTTGATTTTAGCTCGGAAGCAAGATAGACTATGAATTGTTGAAATTAGGGACCCCAATTCCAAATACAACATGGAAGGAATTTCCTAGCGTTTCGCTGATTCGGGCGGACGGGGAAGTTCCTTTTCTCTTTTCTGTTTTGCATCTTTACTTTTCGGAGCAAGTTAGTCACAATATTGCAGTAATCATGATCGTAACTTGTCGATAAGTGAAAGGAGTAAACATGCGTTTACGCGGAAGAAAAGGAATACGTGAAAGTCTGGAGCAGCAGACCGATCTGGTCGTGCTCGACCCTCGCAAACATAAAGGACAATGGTCCGGTCTCTTCGGCAACGACCGCCCGATTTATGTCGAGTTCGGAATGGGGAAAGGGCGGTTTATCAGCCGGATGAGCCATAAATACCCCGAAATTAATTTTATCGGCGTGGATATGTATGACGAGCTGATCCGCCGGGCGGCGGAAAAGGCGCGGAATATCTGGGAACCGGAAGGTTTGGAGACGCCGCCGAATCTGAAGCTCGCGCTGGCCAATATTGAATATGCGGAAGAAGTGTTCGCTGAAGGAGAGCTGCAGCGCATCTATCTGAACTTCAGCGACCCCTGGCCAAAAACAAAGCACGCCCGCCGCAGATTGACGCATCCCCGCTTCTTGGATAAGTACCGCGGGCTGTTGGACGGTCTGGGAGAAATTCATTTGAAGACGGATTCGCGCAGTTTATTTGAATTTTCCTTGAACTCGTTTGCCGACTTCGGTCTGCAGATGTCGAATATTTCGCTGGATCTCCATGCGGGAGGGATCAACGAAGAGCATGTCATGACCGAATACGAAACGAAATTTGTCGGCCAGGGCGTTCAGATCCACCGCTGTGAGGCGATTGTCGGAGCGGATGCGCTGAGTCGCTATCAAGCCTCTCGTCTGGACAAGTACAGACTGTAACGGGCAATGATGCAGGCTGAATAATTAAGGCGTCCGGCGAGTAATCCTATAACAAAAAGAGAGTCCTTCGGCTTAGGCCGGCAGGACCCTTTTTTTGCTCCAGCATTTCTAGTGATGTTCCGAATGGCTTTGCAGGCGCTGAACAATATTTTTCATATTGGGTATAGAAAAGCCGTTATAGGGCAAGCGTGGTAAGGCGGTTAATGATACCCGGCGATATTTAGCTGCCCCCGTTTGGTCATAGGTCCGGAGATACGGGCTTTAACTCCATAATGCAACCGTGCCGACCGCGACCGCGCTGCCGATCAGTGCGCCAGCCGCCACATCGGAAGGATAGTGAAGTCCAAGATAGATCCGCGAGAATCCAACCGACAAGGCAAGCGGCAGCAGGATGAAGCCCAGGACGGGGAAAGCCGCCATATAAGGCACTGTGGAA is a genomic window of Paenibacillus durus ATCC 35681 containing:
- a CDS encoding TIGR01212 family radical SAM protein (This family includes YhcC from E. coli K-12, an uncharacterized radical SAM protein.), with product MTILEAPSTASLWGDKRFHTWNYEMREQFGDKVFKVMLDAGFTCPNRDGSIAKGGCTFCSARGSGDFAGSRRDDLVTQFGSVRDRQHLKWPNAKYIGYFQAYTNTYAPVEELREYYEVILEQPGVVGLSIATRPDCLPDDVVDYLAELNERTYLWVEMGLQTIHESTSQLINRAHDTECYLKAVEKLRSRGIRVCTHIIHGLPQETHEMMLETVSAVSQMDVQGIKIHLLHLMRKTPMVKQYEAGLLRFLEQDEYVKLIADSLEMLPPEMIVHRLTGDAPRDLLIGPMWSLKKWEVLNAIDDELKRRDTWQGKYWRKR
- a CDS encoding tRNA (mnm(5)s(2)U34)-methyltransferase, whose protein sequence is MGFLSVLSFAHKMVEERLAPGERAVDATVGTGADTLFLAKKVGPKGEVYGFDIQPEALTLAGERLRRAREDEGGSALAPSTLLLKSHAVMMDELPPSWRGSVGAVMFNFGYLPSDEADKSVITLPDSSVAALEASLELLRPGGIITAVLYPGHSGGELEAEAAMAWASSVPQQTASAIVYRQLQRRTAPYVIALEKKRVKDN
- the trmB gene encoding tRNA (guanosine(46)-N7)-methyltransferase TrmB, with product MRLRGRKGIRESLEQQTDLVVLDPRKHKGQWSGLFGNDRPIYVEFGMGKGRFISRMSHKYPEINFIGVDMYDELIRRAAEKARNIWEPEGLETPPNLKLALANIEYAEEVFAEGELQRIYLNFSDPWPKTKHARRRLTHPRFLDKYRGLLDGLGEIHLKTDSRSLFEFSLNSFADFGLQMSNISLDLHAGGINEEHVMTEYETKFVGQGVQIHRCEAIVGADALSRYQASRLDKYRL